Proteins from a genomic interval of Phenylobacterium sp. LH3H17:
- a CDS encoding ATP F0F1 synthase subunit B (Produces ATP from ADP in the presence of a proton gradient across the membrane. Subunit B is part of the membrane proton channel.) produces MELLIDAHFWVGVALVVFLGILVFAGVHKFAWKALGDAGAKVQAQLDEAAALRKEAQALLDDIKRQRDEAEKAAAEMLANAQEDAKRMALEAQANLEDQIKRRGALAERKIANAEAQAAAEVKAAAAEFAAQMAEDLLVKRLAGASSDPLVDGAIKQLATKLQ; encoded by the coding sequence ATGGAACTGCTGATCGACGCGCACTTCTGGGTCGGCGTCGCCCTCGTCGTGTTCCTGGGCATCCTGGTGTTCGCCGGGGTCCACAAGTTCGCCTGGAAGGCGCTCGGCGACGCCGGGGCCAAGGTCCAGGCGCAGCTCGACGAAGCCGCGGCTCTGCGCAAGGAAGCCCAGGCGCTGCTGGACGACATCAAGCGCCAACGCGACGAGGCCGAGAAGGCTGCGGCCGAGATGCTGGCCAACGCCCAGGAAGACGCCAAGCGCATGGCGCTCGAGGCCCAGGCCAATCTCGAAGACCAGATCAAGCGTCGCGGCGCCCTGGCCGAACGCAAGATCGCCAACGCCGAGGCCCAGGCCGCGGCCGAGGTGAAGGCCGCCGCCGCCGAGTTCGCCGCCCAGATGGCGGAGGACCTGCTGGTCAAGCGGCTGGCGGGCGCTTCCAGCGATCCGCTGGTCGACGGGGCGATCAAGCAGCTGGCGACCAAGCTGCAATAG
- a CDS encoding F0F1 ATP synthase subunit C: MEAEAAKLIGAGLATSGMIGAGIGLGTLFGNYLQAAIRNPAAAASQQTMLFLGMALTETMGLFAFVVSLIILFA; the protein is encoded by the coding sequence ATGGAAGCTGAAGCCGCGAAGCTTATCGGCGCTGGCCTCGCCACCTCGGGCATGATCGGGGCCGGTATCGGCCTGGGCACCCTGTTCGGCAACTACCTGCAAGCCGCGATCCGTAACCCGGCCGCCGCCGCCAGCCAGCAGACCATGCTGTTCCTGGGCATGGCCCTGACCGAAACCATGGGCCTGTTCGCCTTCGTGGTCTCGCTGATCATCCTGTTCGCCTAA
- a CDS encoding thioredoxin domain-containing protein, whose amino-acid sequence MNAPSRRTLIAAALVAMAFAAGPAAGAPLVGDMSLGDPRAPVKMVEYASLSCVHCAAFNNEIFPHFKKTYIDTGKVHYTLREVLTEPANIAAAGFMTARCAGAENYFKVVDAAFRGFPEMMRTQNARANLVAAAKAGGLTEAQFVACVGDQAGLEAMQTRASENAEKGAIRSTPTFFFNGKKVAEAAMSLPELDAAVASAAKTAAK is encoded by the coding sequence ATGAACGCGCCGTCCCGCCGCACCCTGATCGCCGCCGCCCTGGTTGCGATGGCGTTCGCGGCGGGTCCGGCCGCCGGCGCGCCCCTGGTCGGCGACATGAGCCTTGGCGATCCCAGGGCCCCGGTGAAGATGGTCGAGTACGCCTCGTTGAGCTGCGTCCACTGCGCGGCGTTCAACAACGAGATCTTCCCGCACTTCAAGAAGACGTACATCGACACCGGCAAGGTCCACTACACCCTGCGAGAGGTGCTGACCGAGCCCGCGAACATAGCCGCCGCGGGCTTCATGACCGCCCGCTGCGCCGGGGCGGAGAACTATTTCAAGGTGGTCGACGCGGCCTTCCGCGGCTTCCCGGAGATGATGCGCACCCAGAACGCGCGGGCCAATCTCGTGGCCGCGGCCAAGGCCGGCGGCCTGACAGAAGCCCAGTTCGTCGCCTGCGTCGGCGACCAGGCGGGGTTGGAAGCCATGCAGACCCGGGCGAGCGAGAACGCCGAGAAGGGCGCGATCAGGAGCACCCCCACCTTCTTCTTCAACGGCAAGAAGGTCGCCGAGGCCGCCATGAGCCTCCCCGAACTGGACGCCGCTGTGGCCTCCGCCGCCAAGACAGCCGCGAAATAG
- the smc gene encoding chromosome segregation protein SMC: MHFQRLRLSGFKSFVEPTEFRIEPGVTGIVGPNGCGKSNLLEALRWVMGANSAKAMRAGGMDDVIFAGSGDRASRNHAEVTLTIDNADRKAPAAFNDVPVLEVVRRIDRGAGSTYRINGREVRARDVQLLFADASTGSNSPALVRQGQISELIAAKPQNRRLILEEAAGVSGLHSRRHEAELRLRAAETNLSRLDDVAGELESALNRLRREARQAERYKKLSAEIRSLQGAVLFSRWAEAKGAAERLATEAADAARAVEETARQAASATTLAAQAEEAIAPLRETETVAAAILHRLAIDKDRLDREGEAIAAEVERLVGEVGRIDADRARETQIVEDADVALKRMADDLQALEAAIAAAPDRSTELEAAARASDAARVAADEAVEELATQAAADEARRRAGAARVDEATNRVSRTRRALDQARTEREQLGPAVNPQTAQARAELERAEATLTTVRAALEAAEEERSKAAAAENELREAARKQDDQLGRLTAEARALAQIVAQQRRGGFTPALDEVAPDRGYERALAAALGDDLDAALDPKAPAFWGGREATAPAWPSGAQPLAPLVKAPGALAARLAFTALVPREDGDRLQGQLAPGCRLVSREGDLWRWDGFTARADAPKPAAVRMEQKTRLTEVEAEIELISPKAKLAKDALAAATARVRAAEETLRAARREPPAAEQKVSAARATVEKLDREAARREAHAQSLDDVIGRFEAELADAESILRVAVSESAEDTAVGDLPARLAQARAAAGPAREAASAARSALEIEVRERDGRARRLEHLRRDADDWTRRGQAAARRLEHLVEARAGAQGKLDKAHEAPATHQARLQTLLDELSQAEARRSQSSDALAHAEGARAEADRAVRAADAASSQARELRASLDARLEGAGERLAEVTGQIRETARIEPEQLGRKLADDAVAIPAEPGGMEAHLYNLERQRDAIGPVNLRAEEEAVEHAARLETMQTERADLTGAIARLRQGIDELNGEGRERLLAAFEVINEHFKTLFQALFEGGQAELRLVESEDPLEAGLEIYACPPGKRMATMSLMSGGEQALTAAALIFAVFLAQPSPICVLDEVDAPLDDANVDRFCNLLDEMRRRTQTRFIAITHNPVTMARMDRLFGVTMAERGVSQLVSVDLRQAEAMAAQ; the protein is encoded by the coding sequence CTGCACTTCCAGCGCCTCCGTCTCTCCGGGTTCAAGTCCTTCGTCGAGCCGACGGAGTTCCGGATCGAGCCTGGGGTCACGGGGATCGTCGGGCCGAACGGCTGCGGCAAGTCCAACCTGCTGGAAGCCCTGCGCTGGGTGATGGGCGCCAATTCCGCCAAGGCCATGCGGGCCGGCGGGATGGACGACGTGATCTTCGCCGGCTCCGGCGACCGCGCCTCGCGCAACCACGCCGAGGTCACGCTGACCATCGACAACGCCGACCGCAAGGCGCCGGCGGCCTTCAACGACGTCCCGGTGCTGGAGGTGGTCCGCCGCATCGATCGCGGTGCGGGCTCGACCTACAGGATCAACGGCAGGGAGGTTCGCGCCCGCGACGTGCAGCTGCTGTTCGCCGACGCGTCCACCGGCTCCAACTCCCCGGCCCTGGTGCGCCAGGGGCAGATCTCGGAGCTCATCGCCGCCAAGCCTCAGAACCGCCGGCTGATCCTGGAAGAGGCCGCCGGGGTCTCGGGCCTGCATTCCCGCCGCCATGAGGCCGAGCTGCGATTGCGGGCGGCCGAGACCAACCTCTCGCGGCTTGACGATGTGGCGGGCGAGCTGGAGAGCGCGCTCAACCGGCTGAGGCGCGAGGCCCGCCAGGCGGAGCGCTACAAGAAGCTCTCGGCCGAGATCCGCTCCCTGCAGGGCGCGGTGCTGTTTTCCCGCTGGGCCGAGGCCAAGGGCGCGGCCGAGCGGCTGGCGACCGAGGCCGCCGACGCCGCCCGCGCCGTGGAGGAGACCGCCCGGCAGGCGGCGAGCGCCACCACCCTGGCGGCCCAGGCCGAGGAGGCCATCGCCCCGCTGCGAGAGACCGAGACCGTGGCGGCCGCCATCCTGCACCGCCTGGCCATCGACAAGGACCGCCTGGACCGCGAGGGCGAGGCCATCGCCGCCGAGGTGGAACGACTGGTCGGCGAGGTCGGCCGCATCGACGCCGACCGCGCCCGCGAGACCCAGATCGTCGAGGACGCCGACGTCGCCCTGAAGCGCATGGCCGACGACCTGCAGGCGCTCGAAGCTGCCATCGCCGCGGCCCCGGACCGCTCGACCGAGCTGGAAGCCGCCGCCCGGGCCTCCGACGCCGCCCGCGTCGCCGCCGACGAGGCGGTGGAGGAGCTGGCCACCCAGGCCGCCGCCGACGAGGCCCGCCGCCGGGCCGGCGCCGCCCGGGTCGATGAGGCCACCAACCGCGTGTCGCGCACCCGCCGCGCCCTGGACCAGGCCAGGACCGAGCGCGAACAGCTCGGCCCGGCGGTCAATCCCCAGACCGCCCAGGCGCGCGCCGAGCTGGAGCGCGCCGAGGCGACGCTGACCACGGTCCGCGCCGCCCTGGAGGCGGCCGAGGAGGAGCGCAGCAAGGCCGCCGCCGCCGAGAACGAGCTTCGTGAGGCCGCCCGCAAGCAAGACGATCAGCTCGGCCGCCTGACCGCCGAGGCCCGCGCCCTGGCCCAGATCGTGGCCCAGCAGCGGCGCGGCGGATTCACGCCGGCCCTGGACGAGGTCGCCCCCGATCGCGGCTATGAGAGGGCGCTGGCCGCCGCGCTGGGCGACGATCTGGACGCGGCGCTGGATCCCAAGGCGCCGGCCTTCTGGGGTGGACGCGAGGCCACCGCTCCGGCCTGGCCGAGCGGCGCCCAGCCCCTGGCCCCGCTGGTCAAGGCCCCGGGCGCGCTCGCCGCCCGCCTGGCCTTCACCGCCCTGGTCCCCCGCGAGGACGGCGACCGGCTGCAGGGCCAGCTCGCCCCCGGCTGCCGTCTGGTCTCCCGCGAGGGCGACCTCTGGCGCTGGGACGGGTTCACCGCCCGCGCCGACGCCCCCAAGCCCGCCGCCGTGCGGATGGAACAGAAGACCCGGCTGACCGAGGTCGAGGCCGAGATCGAGCTCATCTCGCCCAAGGCCAAGCTCGCCAAGGACGCCCTGGCCGCCGCCACCGCCCGGGTCCGCGCCGCCGAGGAAACCCTGCGCGCCGCCCGCCGCGAGCCGCCGGCCGCCGAACAGAAGGTCTCCGCCGCCCGCGCCACCGTCGAGAAGCTGGACCGCGAGGCCGCCCGCCGCGAGGCCCACGCCCAGTCCCTCGACGACGTGATCGGCCGCTTCGAGGCCGAGCTCGCCGACGCCGAATCCATCCTGCGGGTCGCGGTGAGCGAATCGGCTGAGGACACCGCCGTGGGCGACCTGCCGGCCCGGCTGGCCCAGGCCCGCGCCGCCGCCGGACCCGCGCGCGAGGCCGCGTCCGCCGCCCGCTCGGCGCTTGAGATCGAGGTCCGCGAGCGCGACGGACGCGCCCGTCGGCTGGAGCATCTGCGCCGCGACGCCGACGACTGGACCCGCCGCGGCCAGGCCGCCGCCAGGCGCCTGGAGCACCTGGTCGAGGCCCGCGCCGGCGCGCAGGGCAAGCTGGACAAGGCGCACGAGGCGCCGGCCACGCACCAGGCGCGTCTGCAGACCCTGTTGGACGAGCTGTCCCAGGCCGAGGCCCGCCGCAGCCAGTCGTCCGACGCCCTGGCCCATGCCGAGGGCGCGCGGGCCGAGGCCGACCGCGCGGTGCGGGCCGCCGACGCGGCCTCGTCCCAGGCCCGCGAACTGCGCGCCTCCCTCGACGCGCGCCTCGAGGGCGCCGGCGAGCGGCTGGCGGAGGTCACCGGCCAGATCCGCGAGACCGCCCGCATCGAGCCCGAGCAGCTCGGCCGCAAGCTCGCCGACGACGCGGTGGCCATCCCCGCCGAGCCAGGCGGCATGGAGGCCCACCTCTACAATCTGGAGCGCCAGCGCGACGCGATCGGCCCGGTGAACCTGCGCGCCGAGGAGGAGGCCGTCGAGCACGCCGCCCGCCTGGAGACCATGCAGACCGAACGCGCCGACCTGACCGGCGCCATCGCCCGCCTGCGCCAGGGCATCGACGAACTGAACGGCGAGGGCCGCGAGCGCCTGCTGGCCGCCTTCGAGGTGATCAACGAGCACTTCAAGACGCTCTTCCAGGCCCTGTTCGAGGGCGGCCAGGCCGAGCTGCGCCTGGTCGAGTCCGAGGATCCGCTGGAGGCCGGGCTGGAAATCTACGCCTGCCCGCCCGGCAAGCGCATGGCCACCATGAGCCTGATGAGCGGCGGCGAGCAGGCGCTCACAGCCGCGGCGCTGATCTTCGCGGTGTTCCTGGCCCAGCCGTCTCCGATCTGCGTGCTGGACGAAGTGGATGCTCCGCTGGACGACGCCAATGTCGACCGGTTCTGCAATCTGCTCGACGAAATGCGCCGCCGGACCCAGACCCGCTTCATCGCCATCACCCATAATCCGGTGACCATGGCGCGCATGGACCGGCTGTTCGGGGTCACCATGGCCGAGCGTGGGGTTTCGCAATTGGTCTCGGTCGACCTGCGCCAGGCCGAGGCCATGGCGGCGCAATAG
- a CDS encoding DsbA family protein, translating into MLNFNRRLLVVAALGALALAGCSKPAGTAAGDDMTMGDPKAPVKLVEYASLTCSHCATFNAEVFPEFKKKYIDTGKVHYTLKEFLTPPAEVAAAGFLMARCAGKDKYFSVVDAVFHAQQEMFTTGDMRGSLLRVAQSAGMNEQQFNACVSDEAALKALDDRVTKSAREQKISATPTFVVNGKVVKEGEMSMAELDAAIAAASK; encoded by the coding sequence ATGCTGAACTTCAACCGTCGTCTGCTCGTCGTCGCCGCGCTGGGAGCGCTGGCCCTGGCCGGCTGCTCCAAGCCCGCCGGGACCGCGGCCGGCGACGACATGACCATGGGCGACCCCAAGGCCCCGGTGAAGCTTGTCGAGTACGCCTCGCTGACCTGCAGCCACTGCGCCACCTTCAACGCCGAGGTCTTCCCGGAATTCAAGAAGAAGTACATCGACACCGGCAAGGTCCACTACACCCTCAAGGAGTTCCTGACCCCGCCCGCCGAGGTGGCCGCCGCCGGCTTCCTGATGGCCCGCTGCGCCGGCAAGGATAAGTATTTCAGCGTGGTCGACGCCGTGTTCCACGCCCAGCAGGAGATGTTCACCACCGGCGACATGCGCGGCAGCCTGCTCCGCGTGGCCCAGTCGGCCGGCATGAACGAGCAGCAGTTCAACGCCTGCGTTTCGGACGAGGCGGCCCTGAAGGCCCTGGACGACCGGGTCACCAAGTCCGCGCGGGAACAGAAGATCAGCGCCACCCCCACCTTCGTCGTCAACGGCAAGGTGGTGAAGGAAGGCGAGATGAGCATGGCCGAGCTGGACGCCGCGATCGCGGCGGCGTCGAAGTAG
- the gcvPB gene encoding aminomethyl-transferring glycine dehydrogenase subunit GcvPB, which produces MTMLNVGRPTRPEAVLETSRQSLTGARGLLQDEALIFEMGGWDKTGVDLAPAQHDASDLGDLVRTAPIGLPGLSEPEAMRHYVRLSQKNHAIDLALYPLGSCTMKHNPRLNEKMARLAGFGDLHPLSPQSTVQGALALIDRLAHWLKTLTGMPAVAMSPKAGAHGELCGLLTIKAAHEANGQGHRRTVLVPTSAHGTNPATAAFVGYSVVEIAQTDDGRVDIADLAAKLSPDVAAIMVTNPNTCGLFERDVIEIGRLTHEAGAYFYCDGANFNAIVGRVRPGDLGVDAMHINLHKTFSTPHGGGGPGAGPVVLSAALAPFAPAPWVVSDGEGFKLVEDAEGEAAQAFGRMSAFHGQMGMFVRAYAYMLSHGADGLRQVAEDAVLNANYIKAKLSVVMTPAFPDGPCMHEALFDDAWLEGTDVTTLDFAKAMIDEGFHPMTMYFPLVVHGAMLIEPTETESKQELDRFCHALVLLAQAAKAGDVDRFKGAPYLAPLRRLDETLAARKPRLTWKPELAGVSPAPIAAE; this is translated from the coding sequence CCCGACCCGCCCGGAAGCCGTCCTCGAGACGTCGCGCCAGTCCCTCACCGGCGCGCGTGGCCTGCTGCAGGATGAGGCCCTGATCTTCGAGATGGGCGGCTGGGACAAGACCGGCGTCGACCTCGCGCCCGCCCAGCACGACGCCTCGGACCTGGGCGACCTGGTGCGCACCGCCCCCATCGGCCTGCCGGGGCTCTCGGAGCCGGAGGCCATGCGCCACTACGTGCGGCTCAGCCAGAAGAACCACGCCATCGACCTGGCGCTCTATCCGCTGGGCTCATGCACCATGAAGCACAACCCGCGCCTCAACGAGAAGATGGCGCGACTGGCCGGCTTCGGTGACCTGCATCCGCTGAGTCCGCAGTCGACGGTCCAGGGCGCCCTGGCCCTGATCGACCGCCTGGCCCACTGGCTGAAGACCCTCACCGGCATGCCCGCCGTGGCCATGTCGCCCAAGGCCGGCGCCCACGGCGAACTGTGCGGCCTGCTGACCATCAAGGCGGCGCACGAGGCCAATGGCCAGGGGCATCGCCGCACGGTGCTGGTGCCGACCTCGGCCCACGGCACCAACCCCGCCACAGCCGCCTTCGTGGGCTATTCGGTGGTGGAGATCGCCCAGACCGACGACGGCCGGGTCGACATCGCCGACCTGGCGGCCAAGCTCTCGCCCGACGTGGCGGCGATCATGGTCACCAATCCCAACACCTGCGGCCTGTTCGAGCGCGACGTCATCGAGATCGGCCGCCTGACCCATGAGGCGGGCGCGTACTTCTACTGCGACGGCGCCAACTTCAACGCCATCGTCGGCCGGGTGCGGCCGGGCGACCTGGGCGTCGACGCCATGCACATCAACCTGCACAAGACCTTCTCCACGCCCCATGGCGGTGGCGGGCCGGGTGCGGGCCCCGTGGTGCTGTCGGCGGCCCTGGCGCCCTTCGCGCCGGCCCCCTGGGTGGTCTCCGATGGCGAGGGCTTCAAGCTGGTGGAGGACGCCGAGGGCGAGGCCGCCCAGGCCTTCGGCCGCATGAGCGCCTTCCACGGCCAGATGGGCATGTTCGTCCGCGCCTACGCCTACATGCTGAGCCACGGGGCCGACGGCCTGCGGCAGGTGGCCGAGGACGCGGTGCTGAACGCCAACTACATCAAGGCCAAGCTGTCGGTGGTGATGACCCCGGCTTTCCCGGACGGCCCCTGCATGCACGAGGCCCTGTTCGACGACGCCTGGCTGGAGGGCACCGACGTGACCACCCTCGACTTCGCCAAGGCGATGATCGACGAGGGCTTCCACCCCATGACCATGTACTTCCCCCTGGTCGTGCACGGCGCGATGCTGATCGAACCGACCGAGACGGAGTCCAAGCAGGAGCTCGACCGCTTCTGCCACGCGCTCGTCCTGCTGGCCCAGGCAGCCAAGGCGGGGGACGTAGATCGGTTCAAGGGGGCGCCCTACCTCGCGCCCCTGCGGCGGCTGGACGAGACCCTGGCGGCCCGGAAACCGCGCTTGACGTGGAAGCCGGAGCTCGCAGGTGTGTCTCCGGCGCCGATTGCAGCTGAATAG
- a CDS encoding AtpZ/AtpI family protein, translating into MPRTDETKSETHSLESRLEAAESAQARKASGETHRAMAQGYRFIGEVVGGVLMGVGLGWLIDRYAGTAPFGLVGGLLIGSGLSIFVAVRTATRNTKDAMAKAGPLPAVADDEDED; encoded by the coding sequence ATGCCCAGGACGGACGAGACGAAATCCGAGACCCACAGTCTCGAATCGCGCCTCGAAGCGGCCGAGTCGGCGCAGGCCCGCAAGGCCAGCGGCGAAACGCACCGGGCGATGGCGCAGGGTTACCGCTTCATCGGTGAAGTGGTGGGTGGGGTGCTCATGGGAGTCGGCCTCGGCTGGCTCATCGATCGCTACGCCGGCACGGCCCCATTCGGGCTGGTCGGCGGTTTGCTGATCGGTTCGGGGCTTTCCATTTTCGTGGCGGTGCGAACCGCGACGCGGAATACCAAGGACGCGATGGCGAAGGCCGGGCCGCTGCCCGCCGTCGCCGACGACGAAGACGAGGATTGA
- a CDS encoding F0F1 ATP synthase subunit A, whose translation MEQPAIEPMHQFLVQKLVQGPVFNIGGLTFDMSITNSVASMIAGAIILMAFFAMTARGQLVPNRGQALAEALYNIVDRVLVTPIIGPGGRPYIPYLFTLFTVILVLNLMGVLLAIGNLGGLTLTFTVTSQLAVTATLAVLTFFSVFFLGFIKHGPKFLGLFFPSGMGVIGAILMAPIEMISYFVRPVTLAMRLFGNMLGGHVVMSLFGSFVVALGLVALSGGVAALAIVPSVLSFAMIVGLTGLELVVAVLQAFVFTALATVYLNEVVNFGHGH comes from the coding sequence GTGGAACAGCCTGCCATTGAACCGATGCACCAGTTCCTGGTCCAGAAGCTCGTCCAGGGACCGGTGTTCAACATCGGCGGCCTGACCTTCGACATGTCGATCACCAATTCGGTGGCCAGCATGATCGCCGGCGCGATCATCCTCATGGCCTTCTTCGCCATGACGGCGCGCGGCCAGCTGGTGCCGAACCGTGGCCAGGCCCTGGCCGAGGCGCTCTACAACATCGTCGACCGCGTGCTGGTCACGCCGATCATCGGCCCCGGCGGCCGGCCCTACATCCCCTACCTCTTCACCCTCTTCACGGTCATCCTGGTCCTGAACCTGATGGGCGTGCTGCTGGCGATCGGCAATCTGGGCGGCCTGACGCTCACCTTCACGGTCACCTCGCAACTGGCGGTCACCGCGACCCTGGCCGTCCTGACCTTCTTCAGCGTCTTCTTCCTGGGCTTCATCAAGCACGGCCCCAAGTTCCTGGGCCTGTTCTTCCCCTCGGGCATGGGCGTCATCGGCGCCATCCTGATGGCCCCCATCGAGATGATCTCCTACTTCGTGCGCCCGGTGACCCTGGCCATGCGACTGTTCGGCAACATGCTGGGCGGCCACGTCGTGATGAGCCTGTTCGGCTCCTTCGTGGTGGCGCTGGGCCTGGTCGCCCTGTCGGGCGGGGTCGCCGCCCTGGCCATCGTCCCCAGCGTCCTGTCGTTCGCCATGATCGTCGGCCTGACCGGCCTCGAGCTGGTGGTCGCCGTTCTCCAGGCCTTCGTGTTCACCGCGCTGGCCACCGTCTATCTCAACGAGGTCGTGAACTTCGGTCACGGCCACTAA